A stretch of the Bradyrhizobium sp. CCBAU 53351 genome encodes the following:
- a CDS encoding amidase, giving the protein MHKKSVEDAVTSLHDLSAVDLIAGYRAKQFSPSEVLEDLLAHVTAWEPHLKALYAFDPDSAREAAKASTARWSGGEPSGALDGVPVTVKDNIATKGVPVPLGAASVKLVPAGKDAPPAARLREAGAIIFAKTTMPDYGMLSSGLSSFHALARNPWDLTKNPGGSSAGAGAAAAAGYGPLHLGTDIGGSVRLPAGWCGLVGLKPSFGRVPIDPTYVGRVAGPMTRTVDDCALMMSVIAKPDRRDGMSLPAEPLNWKGLEKSPRKLRIGLMLDAGVGLPAERAVRDVAVKAAKAFESAGSVVTEVDGILTREMLDGLDNFWRARMWDDLAKLTPAEQAKVLPYIFKWGASGAKLSGVDVIRGFNQTMAIRAAAGKLFCELDYVISPTAPNVNYAAEWASPTNDPMRPFEHICYTVPWNMSENPAISVNGGFDAQGFPIGVQIVGRRFDDIGVLGMAKAFEALRGPQRPWPKPPAK; this is encoded by the coding sequence GGGAACCGCATCTGAAGGCGCTCTATGCGTTCGATCCGGACAGCGCGCGCGAAGCCGCCAAGGCCTCGACCGCGCGCTGGAGCGGCGGCGAGCCATCCGGCGCGCTCGACGGCGTGCCCGTCACGGTGAAGGACAACATCGCGACCAAGGGCGTGCCTGTGCCGCTGGGGGCAGCCAGCGTCAAGCTGGTGCCGGCCGGGAAGGACGCTCCGCCCGCCGCGCGGCTGCGCGAGGCCGGCGCGATCATTTTCGCCAAGACCACCATGCCCGATTACGGCATGCTGTCCTCCGGGCTCTCCAGCTTCCACGCGCTGGCGCGCAACCCGTGGGACCTCACCAAGAATCCCGGCGGCTCCAGCGCGGGCGCAGGGGCCGCAGCGGCGGCCGGCTATGGCCCGTTGCATCTCGGCACCGATATCGGCGGCTCGGTGCGCCTGCCCGCGGGATGGTGCGGGCTCGTCGGCCTGAAGCCGAGCTTCGGCCGCGTGCCGATCGATCCCACCTATGTCGGGCGCGTCGCCGGGCCCATGACCCGCACGGTCGACGATTGCGCGCTGATGATGAGCGTAATCGCAAAGCCCGATCGGCGCGACGGGATGAGCCTGCCTGCCGAGCCGCTCAACTGGAAGGGCCTCGAAAAATCGCCGCGCAAGCTGCGCATCGGATTGATGCTCGATGCGGGCGTCGGCCTGCCGGCGGAACGAGCGGTCCGCGACGTCGCGGTGAAAGCCGCAAAGGCGTTCGAATCCGCAGGCAGCGTCGTCACCGAGGTCGACGGCATCCTCACGCGCGAGATGCTCGACGGCCTCGACAATTTCTGGCGCGCGCGGATGTGGGACGATTTGGCGAAGCTGACACCGGCCGAGCAGGCCAAGGTGCTGCCCTACATTTTCAAATGGGGTGCGTCGGGCGCAAAACTCTCGGGCGTCGATGTCATTCGCGGCTTCAACCAGACCATGGCGATCCGGGCCGCGGCCGGAAAACTGTTTTGCGAGCTCGACTATGTGATCTCGCCGACCGCGCCGAACGTGAACTATGCGGCGGAATGGGCTTCGCCGACCAACGATCCGATGAGGCCATTCGAGCACATCTGCTATACCGTGCCGTGGAATATGTCGGAGAACCCGGCGATCTCCGTCAACGGTGGCTTCGACGCCCAGGGCTTTCCCATCGGCGTGCAGATCGTCGGCCGGCGCTTCGACGATATCGGCGTGCTCGGCATGGCCAAGGCGTTCGAGGCCCTGCGCGGCCCGCAGCGGCCGTGGCCCAAGCCGCCGGCGAAGTAG
- a CDS encoding crotonase/enoyl-CoA hydratase family protein — translation MAYETIKYEVAEQILTITLNRPDKLNAFNAQMQAELIDAFDAADKDDNVRAIIVTGAGRGFCAGADLSSGADTFDRDARRGPVKRFADGKVDYSDPQVRDGGGQVTLRIFKCLKPVIAAVNGPAVGIGVTMQLAMDIRIASDAARFGFVFSQRGIVPEAASSWFLPRIVGISQALEWCYSGRVFPAQEALAGRLVSKVVAPDDLLPTARALAKEFAAKTAPVSVALIRQMMWRMMGADDPMEAHKVDSRGIYARGRSDDVKEGVVSFLEKRPAQFKNKVSTDMPDYFPWWTEREYK, via the coding sequence ATGGCGTATGAGACGATCAAATACGAGGTCGCCGAGCAGATCCTCACCATCACGCTGAACCGGCCCGACAAGCTCAACGCCTTCAACGCGCAGATGCAAGCCGAGTTGATCGACGCGTTCGACGCCGCCGACAAGGACGACAACGTCCGCGCCATCATCGTCACAGGCGCCGGCCGCGGCTTTTGCGCGGGCGCCGATCTCTCTTCCGGCGCCGACACCTTCGATCGCGACGCGCGGCGCGGGCCCGTGAAGCGCTTCGCCGACGGCAAGGTCGACTACAGCGATCCGCAGGTGCGCGACGGCGGCGGCCAGGTGACCTTGCGCATCTTCAAATGCCTGAAGCCGGTGATCGCCGCGGTGAACGGTCCCGCGGTCGGCATCGGCGTCACCATGCAGCTCGCGATGGACATCCGGATTGCCTCCGATGCCGCGCGGTTCGGCTTCGTGTTCTCCCAGCGCGGCATCGTGCCGGAGGCGGCTTCGAGCTGGTTCCTGCCGCGCATCGTCGGGATCTCGCAGGCGCTGGAATGGTGCTATTCGGGCCGCGTCTTCCCCGCCCAGGAAGCCCTCGCCGGCCGTCTCGTCAGCAAGGTCGTCGCGCCAGATGATCTGCTGCCGACCGCCCGCGCGCTCGCCAAGGAGTTTGCGGCGAAGACCGCGCCGGTCTCGGTGGCGCTGATCCGCCAGATGATGTGGCGCATGATGGGCGCCGACGATCCCATGGAGGCTCACAAGGTCGACAGCCGCGGCATCTACGCACGCGGCCGCTCGGACGACGTGAAGGAAGGCGTGGTGTCGTTTTTGGAGAAGCGTCCGGCGCAGTTCAAGAACAAGGTCTCGACCGACATGCCGGATTATTTCCCGTGGTGGACCGAGCGGGAGTACAAATAA